One Gemmatimonadota bacterium genomic region harbors:
- a CDS encoding PQQ-dependent dehydrogenase, methanol/ethanol family, producing MRFTLVPFSTLLALAAACSRPQTPGAVDRERLLRDDEPGQWLASGRSWRADRFSPLATIHERNVDSLGIAWEYEFRSHRGRVEHGQESTPVIVDGVVYISGPWGTVAAVDAATGAERWRYDPAVDGAYGRRACCGVVNRGLAVWQGLVYVATLDGFLVALDAATGREAWRTDTFTDRTRSYTITGAPIIAGDVVVIGNSGGEYGVRGYISAYNWKTGALAWRFYTVPGDPAKPVEHPEMTTAAATWDPKSDWASGLGGTVWGEMAYDPTLNLLYVGTGNSSPYPIWFRSPSGGDNLYLVSILAINPSTGQLAWHYQQVPSEIWDYTATSNFILADLPIGKVIMQAPKNGIFYVLDRATGRFISGTPFVHVNWTTGIDSVTGRPALNPAADYRDGPALIFPSQAGGRNWQPMAFSPSTGLAYFVALEEGMVMWSDTAYAWRAGQVNMGASAALGVVPPAIPGATSAQMARLRAEVARHPAPTPQTYLVGWDPVARRARWRRPLGNTEMEGSMLATAGNLVFTGTADGRLLALSADSGITRGEWNVGTAILAAPASHEVNGEQHVTVLAGYGGALSPALPPSSAPYRYQNYGRLLSFKLGGSAPRLPPAATTDTTPAPPALPELASADPARGEALYFRYCFMCHFGRGTAPRSAYPDLHRMTAATHARFDDIVLRGALRDAGMAPFDDVLTAEEARHLHAFILREQAKLRAEEQRARK from the coding sequence GAAGCTGGCGGGCGGACCGCTTCTCTCCGCTCGCCACGATTCACGAGCGCAACGTCGACTCGTTAGGCATCGCCTGGGAGTACGAATTCCGCTCACATCGCGGGCGGGTGGAGCACGGGCAGGAATCCACCCCCGTGATCGTGGACGGCGTCGTCTACATCAGCGGTCCCTGGGGCACCGTCGCCGCCGTGGACGCCGCGACCGGCGCCGAGCGGTGGCGCTACGACCCCGCCGTGGATGGCGCCTACGGGCGACGCGCCTGCTGCGGCGTCGTGAACCGGGGCCTCGCCGTCTGGCAGGGGCTGGTCTACGTGGCCACCCTCGACGGCTTTCTCGTCGCCCTCGACGCCGCCACCGGCCGTGAGGCCTGGCGCACCGACACGTTCACCGACCGTACGCGCAGCTACACCATCACCGGTGCACCAATCATCGCCGGCGACGTCGTGGTGATCGGCAACTCCGGTGGCGAATACGGGGTCCGCGGATACATCTCGGCCTACAACTGGAAAACTGGCGCCCTCGCGTGGCGCTTCTACACCGTCCCCGGGGACCCGGCGAAGCCGGTCGAGCACCCCGAGATGACCACCGCCGCAGCCACGTGGGATCCGAAGTCCGACTGGGCCTCCGGCCTCGGTGGCACCGTGTGGGGCGAGATGGCCTACGACCCCACCCTCAACCTGCTCTACGTCGGCACGGGCAACTCCTCGCCCTACCCCATCTGGTTCCGCAGCCCCAGCGGCGGCGACAACCTCTACCTCGTCTCCATCCTCGCCATCAACCCGTCCACGGGACAGCTGGCGTGGCACTACCAACAGGTGCCCTCTGAGATCTGGGACTACACCGCCACCTCCAACTTCATCCTCGCCGACCTCCCCATCGGCAAGGTGATCATGCAGGCCCCGAAGAACGGGATCTTCTACGTGCTGGACCGCGCCACGGGTCGCTTCATCTCGGGGACCCCGTTCGTTCACGTCAACTGGACGACCGGGATCGACTCGGTCACGGGCCGACCAGCCCTCAACCCAGCGGCGGACTATCGCGATGGACCGGCCCTGATCTTCCCGAGCCAGGCCGGAGGCCGCAACTGGCAACCCATGGCGTTCAGCCCGAGCACCGGACTCGCGTATTTCGTCGCGCTCGAGGAAGGGATGGTGATGTGGAGCGACACGGCCTACGCATGGCGAGCAGGCCAGGTCAACATGGGGGCATCCGCTGCACTGGGTGTCGTCCCACCGGCTATTCCCGGCGCTACCAGCGCGCAGATGGCGCGGCTACGCGCCGAAGTGGCGCGCCACCCGGCGCCCACGCCCCAGACCTACCTGGTCGGGTGGGATCCCGTCGCGCGTCGTGCGCGGTGGCGACGCCCGCTGGGCAACACCGAGATGGAAGGCAGCATGCTCGCGACCGCCGGCAACCTCGTCTTCACGGGGACCGCGGACGGACGGCTGCTCGCGCTGAGCGCGGACTCCGGCATCACGCGGGGCGAGTGGAACGTGGGGACCGCTATCCTCGCCGCACCGGCAAGCCATGAGGTCAACGGCGAGCAGCATGTCACCGTGCTCGCCGGGTACGGCGGCGCCCTCTCCCCTGCCCTCCCGCCCAGCAGCGCGCCGTACCGGTACCAGAACTACGGCCGACTGCTCTCCTTCAAACTCGGCGGCTCGGCGCCACGCCTCCCGCCGGCCGCGACCACTGACACGACGCCGGCTCCGCCAGCGCTTCCGGAGCTGGCCAGTGCGGATCCCGCGCGCGGCGAGGCGCTCTACTTTCGGTACTGCTTCATGTGCCACTTTGGACGGGGAACCGCGCCCCGCTCCGCCTATCCCGACCTGCACCGCATGACCGCGGCGACCCACGCGCGCTTCGACGACATCGTCCTGAGGGGAGCGCTCCGGGACGCCGGCATGGCACCGTTTGACGACGTGCTGACGGCGGAGGAGGCACGCCACCTCCACGCGTTCATCCTGCGCGAACAGGCCAAGCTCAGGGCGGAGGAGCAGCGCGCGCGAAAGTAG